From Thermoleophilum album:
CGCAGACGGCGAGCTGGAAAGCCTCGAACGGTCGCGCCGTACGCCGCGGCACTGCGAGCCACGGCGCCCGGCGCACCAGCGGCCGCAACAGCGAGTGCTGGGCGAGCTCGCGTGCCACAGCAGCAAGGTCGATATCAAGTCCCAGCGCGAAGCTCGCGTCCTCGAGCGCCCGCGCCCGCTCGTCGCCGCTGCCACCGACGGCTCGCAAACGCACGCCGCTGCGGCCAGGCCGCGCCTCGACCACAACGGTGCCGCACCCCACTGCCACTGCGCGCACGGCTCCGCTTCCCCTTCGCCGCCATGTACCGACGCCGAAGATCGGCGGCATCCGCCAGCCGTCGGGTACCGCGACGAGAACATCGCCCGACCCGACGGCCGTGACGCGCCTCCGGCGCGGGCGCAGGGCGAAGACCGAGCGGTCGCCGTCAGCGCTCACGCAGAAAGTGGATGTCGACGAGCACAGAGCGGCTCGCCGCGATCTCGACCTTGCGCCGCCGCCGACGACCGCGCCGCAACGACCGCAGCAGCCGCAGCGGGAGCCGCAGCGAGCGCACAAGCAGAAAAGCGCCGACGCCGAGCGCGAAACCGCCGGCAGCAGCTGCCGCCGCGACCGGCAGCGGCAGACGCTCGCGAACCGGTTCGATCGGCCGTGCCACGGCGAGCACGGGGAGCTCCCGCCCTTCGTCACGCGCGGATACGGCGCGCGACACCTGGCCGTCGACCGGGGTTGCCTGCGGCGCGCCGTCGCCTAGTTCGGGCACGCGGCCAGTCTAGTAACGGGGGCTGACGCGCGCGCCCACCCCCGAACACGCAGGCGGCCACCGATCGCGCCCGCGCAGCGCTACCCGTTGCGGCGCTCGCGCGCGGCGGGTGCCTGCCTACGCTAGGCACCGGCGCGCGGTCGGCGCCCCGGCTGCGGAGACCCCCGCGCTCAGCCACCCACCCCCTCGCCGCGTGGCTTGAGGCACAGTCAGCCGAGCGGACGCTCGTAGACGCGCCAGCGTTTAACGACCCGCGCGCCGAGGGCCTCTAAGGCCCGGTTCATCGAGCTGTTGGTCTCGAGGATCCAGCTCGCCTCGCCGCGGCCGATCCCGGTGCGCTCCGAAGCACGGTAGTGAGCCGCATACAGCCCGGCGGCGACACCGGTGTGCTGCCACGCTGGCTTAACGCCAAGAAAGCCGATTCGCACCTGATCGCACAAGCTGCGCCGACGGAGGTAGTGGACGAACCCGAACGGCAAGAGCCGCCCGCGCATGCGTGCCAACACGCGGTTGATGTCGGGGATAGTGATCGCCACCCCGACGGGCTCGCCGTCACGGCTTTCGGCGAGCATGAACCACTCGCGGTCGAACGTCAGCTGGAGGTCGAACCAGAGCTGGCGCAGGTCGTGCTCGTCGTAGGGCACGAACCCCCAGTTGCGCCGCCACGCCTCGTTGTAGATCTCGCCGAACGCCTGCAGGTCGCGCCACAACGAGCGTCGCGACATCGGACGGATGCGCACCCCGTGGCGCTCTTCGAGCCGGTCGGCGAGCCGCCAGATCAGCGGGCGCACCTTGTCGCGCTCCTCGATCCGCAACTCCCAGCTGAGCAGGTCCATCGCCTTCTCGAAACCGAGCTCTTCGAAAAGCCGCCGGTAGAAGGGCGGGTGCCAGGGCTGGCGGACGAGCGGATCGAGGTCGAAACCCTCGACCAGGATGCCGCCCTCGTCGTTGAGGGTGAAATCCATCGGCCCGACGATGCGGTCGCGACCGCGGGCGCGCAGCCACCCTTCGGCGGCGTCGACGAGGGCGCTCGCCACGCTCTTGTCGTCGACGCACTCGAAAAAGCCGAAGAGTCCCCAACGGTTGCCGTGAAACTCCGAGAAGCGGTGATCGATGTGGGCGCTGATGCGCCCCACCACGCGACCGCCGCGCCGCGCCAGGAAGTACTCAGCCTCGCCGTGGCGGAAGAAGGGGTTGGTGCGCCGACCAAGGTGCAGGTAGCGCTCGAGCCGCAGCGGGGGAACCCAGCGCGCCTCGTTAGCATGCAGCCGATACGGCAACGCGACGAACTCGCGTAGCTCGCGAACGCCTCGAACGGGGCGGACTTCGACGGACACGGCGCCGCACTCTATGCCAGCCGCGATCGATCTTTTCGACAAAGCCCGCCGGCATGAGCGGCTCGCGCAGCTGCGAGCGGCGCGCGAACACGATCTCGTGCCCTTTTTCCGCCGCCTCGAGGGCGAAGCCGGCCCGGTCGTGGCGATGGAGGGGCGCGAGCGGATCATGCTCGGCTCCAACAACTATCTGGGCCTCACGGGCGACGAGCGCGTCAAGCGCGCTGCGCGCGAGGCGCTCGACCGCTATGGCACCGGTTTGACGGGCTCGCGCTTTTTGAACGGCACGCTTCCCCTCCACCTCGAGCTCGAGCGGGAGCTCGCCGAGTGGATGGGGTGCGACGACGCGCTGGTGTTCACCGCCGGCTACCTCGCCAACGTCGGGACGATCGCCACGCTTTGCCAGCCCGGCGACACGATCGTCTGCGACTCGGGCGACCACGCGTCGATCCTCGACGCCTGCGCGATGTCTCGCGCCAAGCTGCGGCCCTTCCGCCACAACCGCGTCGACAAGCTCGAACAGGCACTGGAACGCGCCGCCGACGACGGTGGCGGCGTGCTGGTCGTCGTCGACGGCGTCTTCTCGATGGAGGGCGACCTCGCCCCCCTCGATCGCATCGCCGCTGCCGCGCGCCGTCACGGGGCGCGGCTGATGGTCGACGAGGCGCACGGCGTCGGCGTTCTTGGTGAGCGTGGCGCCGGCGCCTGCGAGGCGTACGGCGTCGAAGACAAGGTCGACCTGCGGATGGGAACGTTCTCGAAGTCGCTCGCTTCCTGCGGCGGGTTCGTTGCCGGCCCGGCCGACGTGATTGAGTTCTTGCGCATCCAGTCGCGCGCCTTCATGTTCACCGCTGCCGCGGTGCCGGCAGCGATCGGTGCCGCCCTCGGTGCGCTGCGCATCATCCGCTCGGCCGAGGGACGCGAGCTCATGGAGCGGGTGCTCGACAACGCCCGCTACCTGCACCGCGGCCTCGCCGAGCTCGGTTACCGCGTCAACGAGCCGACCGTGCTCCCCGACGGCAGCACCCTCGTAACGCCGATCGTGCCGGTGATCGTCGGCGACGACTGGCGGGCAGCGCTGCTTTGGAAGGCGCTCTACGACGCGGGCGTGTATGTCAACGTAGCCCTGTTTCCGGCGGTGCCGCGCGGACATGCGCTGTTGCGCACGAGCGTGATGGCGACGCACACCCGCGAACACCTCGATCGTGCTCTCGAGGCGTTCGAACGGGTCCGGGACCGCACCGAGGACGACCCGGCCCCGAGCGCTCTCACAGCCGGTGGATCTTGAAGAGGTTCGTACCGCCGGCGGTCCCAGGCGGTAGGCCGGCCGTGATGCCGACGAGCTCGCCGGCACGGGCGAAACCTGCCTCGAGCGCCGCGCGCGCCGAAGACTCGATGAGGTCGATCGTCTCGCGCGGCTCGTCGTGCAGGCGGGGGTGCACGCCCCAAAGGAAGTTGCAGCGCCGCACCACCTCGATCCGCGGCGCCAGCGCCAGCACCGGCACCTGCGGCCGGTAGGCGGAGATCAGGCGTGCCGTCGCGCCCGTCTGGGTGGGGGTGACGATGGCGCGCAAGCCGAGCTGGTAGGCGGCGCCGACAGCGCCGAACGCGATCGCGTGGTACTGGTCGGCCGCGCGCGGCCCGCGCTCGGTGAGCCAGCGCCCGTAGGGAAGCTCGGGCTCGGTCGCCTCGGCGATCGCGGCCATCATCGCGACCGCCTCCACAGGGTGCATGCCGACCGCGGTCTCCTCCGACAGCATCACGGCGTCGGTGCCGTCGAAGATCGCGTTGGCGACGTCGGCGACCTCGGCACGGGTCGGGCGCGTCGAGTGCACCATCGACTCCAGCATCTGCGTTGCGGTGATCGACGGCTTAGCCTTCTTGCCGGCGAGCGCGAGCAGGCGCTTCTGCACCAACGGCACCTCTTCGATCGGAAGCTCGATGCCGAGGTCGCCGCGGGCGATCATGATCGCGTCGGCGGCCTCGATGATCTCTTCGGCGTTGCGAGCCGCCTGCGGTTTCTCGATCTTGGCGATCAGCGGGATGTCCGAGCCGCGTTCGCCGAGCTCGCGCCGCACCTGTTCTACGTCTTCGCGGCGGCGGACGAACGACACAGCGAGCGCGTCGAAACCGAGCTCGACGGCGTGGGCGAGCAGGCGCAGATCGTCGTCGGACAGCGCCGGCAGCGCGGTCGTCACGTTCGGCAGGTTGAGCCCCTGGCGCGACGCCACCGGTCCCCCCACCTCGACGTGCGCAACGACGTCGCCGTCGCGCACGTCGCGGACGCGCAAACGCACCGTGCCGTCGGCCAGGTAGCAGACATCACCCGGCTCGAGCACCTCGGCGAGACCCGGCCAGTCGACCGACAGGCGCTCGCTCGTTCCGAGCACCTGGTGCGGCGTGAGCACAACGGTCCCGCCGCGCGGCAGCTCGGCGACGCCGCCCGCGACCGGCCCGACGCGCAGCTTGGGCCCAGGTAGATCACCGAGCAGAGCGACCTCGCGGCCGACGCGCGCTGCTGCAGCGCGAACCGCCCGCGCCATCCGCTCGTGGTCTTCCGGTTCGCCGTGAGCGAAGTTGATCCGCGCGATGTCCATGCCCGCGCGGATCATCCGTTCGAGCACGCGCTCGTCGCTGCTCGCCGGACCGATCGTTGCGACGATCTTGGTTGCTCGCACGGCGAAGCCGAGCCTACCGCCACCGCCCCCTGGCCGACCGCTCGCGAGCGCGGGGCGCCGTCGACAGAAAAGCCCGCTGTTTGCGGGCGAGCCGTGCACCTACCCGTTGACGTCGGCGGTGCCAGTCGGTTTATTTGGCTTCGGCCGCGAGGGACCGGCCGGGCAGAACCTCTCGCCCGGCTGGGGCACACGCTAAGCGCACTTTCGCTCCTCGGGAAGAGCAGCGTGCACACACGCGTTCGGCGCGTGCCCCCTTTCGTGTGCCGAAAAACGGCGGGTCGAAAAAGTCAAGACAACGAAGGGAAACGCGGGGAGGGCGCATGGACAGAGGTTCCGCGAGCGTCGCGGATCGCGATCAGCCACTACGAGCGCTCCAGCACGCGAACAGGGTGCGGAGCGCGCGGGCAAGGATGAAGCGCGCCATCGCGGCCGGCGAGCTGTCGGTCGCCGAGGTGATCGTGGAGTGCCCGCCCTACGTAGAGACGATGGCGATCGCGGACCTCTTGATGTGCCAGCGGCACTGGGGCGAGACGCGCTGCCGCCGGCTGCTCGCCGAGGTCGGTGTGTCGGAGCGCCGTCCGGTCGGCAGCCTCACGCAGCGGCAGCGCCTGGTGCTCGCGGCGATGCTGGGGCTGCAAGGCACAGCGGGCAGAGGGCGCCAGCTGCGCTCGCGAGCAGCCGGGGCGCAGGTCGGCCCGTTCTCGGCAGCTGGCCGGCCAGCGGCGAGCCGCGGCGTCTGCAGCTGAGCGGAGCGAACGTCGCCCGCAGGCGGCGCTGCTCGAGCCACAGCGACGAGTGTGCGGGCCCGACAGCACGCTGTCGGGCCCGTTCTCGTTATCGAAACCACAGCCCACCCGAGCGCCGTACGAACAGGCGCTGCAGCGGGACGAACGAACCTGCCATCGCCAGCGCGAACACCAGGGCGAGCTGCCACAAGCGGGTGGCGATACCGGTAGCGGCGACGACGCTGGAACAGAGCAGCCCGCTGATCGCGGCGAGCAGCGTGGTATGCGAGCGGTAACCAGCAACATGCTCGCGCACCGCTACTTCGAGACCACCGAGAGCGGCCACGGCGAGCCCGACACCAACGCGGGTCTGTCCGCCCCCCTCCCAATCGAAGAGACCCCACACGATCATCACCGTGCCGCCGAGCACGAGCAGCTCCGACAGCGGGAACGGCGCCCACGGTGGCGCCGGGCGCTCGGCCGGCGGCGTCGGCGCCGACCGCTCGCCACCTCGGGCGGGGACGGACGACCGTGCGCTACGCGCACCGCCGGTCGCTCCACCGCTCGCGACCTCCGCGCGACGTCGTCGCGACCGTCTACCCACCGCCGCCGACTCGCACCGCTAGTGCGCCCGACCGGATAACGGGCACCCCGAAGAAACCTTGACGCGCCACCAGCCGAAAACGAGACCGAGCAGCCCGAGCCGCGGCTCGGAGCGGTACGTGGTGCAGCCGCGCTCGCCGCAGTCGCGGTTCGTAACTACCGCGCCAGCGTGGGCACGCGGGTCGCGCAACATCTCGTCGCGCAGTTTCCGCATCTCTCGTTCGCGGCGGTGTGCGCAAGCGAGCGCGCGCTCGAGCCGCTCTACGCGCGCGACCAGTTCGTCGCGACAGCGCTCGAGCGTCGCGAGATCGGGAAGCCGCGGCATCGGCGCCGACGGCGAAGACTCGGGCGAGCCCGCAGCGACCACATCGAAGCGGGGGAAGGCGGTCGCGACGAGCGACTGGTAGCGCGCCTCGAGCCGCGCGATCTGGCGTTCGAGATCGCGGCGCGCAGCTTTTTCCGCCCGCCCGGTGCGCGAGCCAACGCATCCAGCTGCGGTTGCCGGCGTGCCCGCGAACATCGCCCTCGGGACGAATCTACCAGCCGCCGCGGTGCAGGCACACCGGTTAAACCTGCCCCGGTCCCGTGATCGTTTCCGCGGCGATCCAAAGCGCCTCGTCGACGGCGAGCAGCGGTACCCCGGGAACCCGGATCGCGGCAAGCTCGACGGTAGTGCTGCGCTCGGACACCTCAACGCGCTCGTCGACCGCCCCGAAAAGAACCGCGAGCAGCCTCTCGCCGCTCGCGATCAACGGCGTTCCGGCGGCAAGCTTGAGCGACGCGTCCGCAGTCATGAGCCGCTCGCCGCCGCGCGCGCTGCGCACGAACAGCTCGTCGTCGACCGCGGCGCCGTCGAACGCAACGACCGCGACGCCGGTTTCGGCGGTGGCGATCGTGACCGCGTCGGCCACGAGGCCGCGCGGCGCGAAGCCCCCGGCGACGAGCCGGTCGAGCACGAGCCGCTCGATCGGCGTGCTGTGGACGTCGGGGTCGAGCCCGATCTTGCGGAAAAACACTCGGTACGCGAACGGGATCTCTTGCCGTCGCAGCTCGATTGCGCGCGCCCCGTCGATGCGCTCGGCGAGGTAGTCGAGACGCGCGCGCACGTCAGCCGGCGTGCGATGGTCGGCTACCGGCACCGTTACGTGGCGGACTTGCAGACCGGGGAGCGCCTCGGCCACGTCGTCGGCGACGACCGCCCAGCGCGCCCTACCGATCATCGCCGTCCGACTAGAGACTCTGCCGCACGGACGAGCGTGTCCTCGGAGGCCGCACCGAAAAGCGACCGCCGCACCCGCCCGCCGCGCTCGATCAGCACTGTCGTCGGACACACGCCGACGCGGTAGGCGTTGGTGACCGCACCGTCGCTGTCGAGCGCGACGGGAAGCCGCCACCTACGTGCGGCAGCGACGGCGCGCGCCTCGGCACGGCGTTTGCGCGTGAAATAGACCGCTGCGAAGCGCACCCCGCGCACGTGCGCCGCAGCTCGCTGGACGCGGTCGACGAACGACAGACAGTCGGCGCCGCGGTCGAACACGAACGCCAGCACAACGGCGCGATCCCGCCACAGCTCGCAGGAGTTGACGATCCCCCTCCCCCTCACCGCACACGCCGGCACGCGCCCGGCGCCTGTGGCGCAAGGCCGGCGTGCACAGATGTTGGCATCGCCGCTCAGCGGCCCCCGCACCTCGGGGGCGGCGAACGGGGGCGCCGGCCCCGCCGGCTCGGGACCCAGCACGCCGCGACCACGATTCGGCAGCGTCGCCGTGAAGAAGATCACGCCGAGGGCGACCAAAAAAAGGATCGCGACGAGCCACGACCAGCGCGAGCGCGGGTACTCGAACTGCGGGCGCCGCGGGGCGTCGCTCTCGGGATGGGTGCGGTCGCGTTCGGCGAGCAGCTCGCCGGCACGCCGGCGCCGCCTGTCGCGATCATCTGCGTTGACTGCTTGCGTCGCGATCACGCAGATCCTCGTACCTGACCGGCAGGTTGCGCGGCAGGGGCACCTGCAGTGACCGTGCGCTGCCGCTCCGCGCGCGCCTCGGCCGCCACGATCGCGGCAGGCAACACCAGCACCACGCCGACGAAAGCGAGCGCGAGGTCGAGCGCGGTGAGAATCCCGAACGAGCGCAGCATCGCGATGTCCGAGGTAGCGAGCACAAGAAAGCCGGCGAGCGTCGTCGCCGCCGACACCCATACGGCGCGCCCGGTCGATGCGTAGGCGACGGTGAGCGCTCGCTCGACGGTCGAGCCACCGGCGCGCTCCTCGCGGTAGCGCCGCCAGAGGAGCACTGCGAACTCCGTCGTTATCGCGACGGTCAGAACGGCGAGCATCGCCGACAGGGGGTTGAGCTCAACGCCGAGCGGAGCCGGCAGTACGTGGAACACAAACGCGACAGCGCCCGACCATCCCGCAGCGAGCGCGACGGGCAAGAGCGGCAAAAGGTGATCGAAGCGCGTGCCCACGCTTCTCCGCGTGGTGACAGCAAGTACGAGCGCTGCTGCTGCGAGCGCCGCGAGCAGCGACCAGAGCCGGCCCACCGGCGATGCGAGACGCCCGGCGGCGTCGGCCGACAGAGCGAGCGTGCCGGTCACCTCCGCACGGATCCCGGCGGGCGGATCGAGCTTGCTTCGCACCATCTCGACGAGGTCGTGCTGTTCGGCTAGAGGTACGGCGGCGACGCCGAACGACATCACCGCGAGACCGCGCCTGCGGTCGACCACGCCTTGGAGCAGGTACGCGGGTACTTGCGCGAGCAGCGCCCTTACCTGCTCCCTCGTGCGCGCGCCGGTAGCTCCGACGAGCTCCGAGTAGGAAGGGCCGGGGCAAAGCGGCGAATTACCGCGCTCGGTGCCGCACCGCCTGCCTTCGCGCCATCCGCCGGAGCGCAGCACGTCGCTGCGCACCCGCGCCATCCAGCGCAGAAGCCGCGGGTCGGTTACGTCGGGGGCGTGGACGAGAACGTCGAGCTGCCCCGCCAAGCCGCTCGCCCGCTGAACCGCGAGCGCCGCCTCGACGCTCGCGAGGTTGCGTGGCAAAAGGCGCGCGAGGTCCGTAGAGACGGGTACGAAAAGACCGAGCACGAGTCCCACGCCGGCGACAGCAGTGGCGAGGCGCAAGACCCGCTGCGGCCTTGCGAGCGCCGTGTCGAAGAGCCGCCAGGGCACATCGCGCGCGCGCGCAACAAGCCCCGACCGTCGCGTTCGCGCGCTCGAGCGGCGGGTCGGGGGCGTGTCGCCGCCGGCACGGTCGCGCTCGGGCTCGCTACGCGGGACAAGCGCTCGGGGAAGGGCCGCGCAAGCGACGGCGAGCGCCGCCACCGTGCCGACGATCAAGAGTGCGCCGAAGGTGCGCACCACCGGCAGCGGCGACAGCAGCAGCACGAAAAAGCCGGCGACGGTCGCCGCCGCTGCGGTGACGAGTGCCGGCGCAATGCGCTGTGTCACAAGCGCGGCAGCCTCGTCGAGACGCTCTACCTGCGCTTCCTCGACCAGCCGGGCACGGACTTGCACCGCGTAGTCGACCGCCAGGCCGACGAGCACGGGCAGAACCGCCAACGCCGCTAGCGTCAGCTCGCCACCGACGAGCGCGAGCAGGGCGAAAGTGACGGCCGTCGCGGCGAGCGCGGTGGCGAGGGGCACGAGCCGGCGGCGACCCCGCTGCAGCAAGACGAGCACGAACGCCATCACCACCACCGCGACCGCCAGCAGGCGAGCGAGCGCAGCAGTGAGCGAACCGGCGAGATCGTCGACGATCGCCGGTACGCCGGTGACGGCGTAGCGCGCCCCGTAGCGCGGCTGGAAGAGACGTTCGCGCACGGCCCGGCGCACGAGGGCGACGGCGCGGCTGCGGTCGCGTGTGCTCAGGTCGGGGCGCAACCGCATCTGGATCAGCGCTAGATCGCGCGCCGGGAACAGGTAAGAGAAGCGCGCCTTCGGTGTGCCCGCGGGTCGTGTCGGGTCGAAGACAACCGCCGCGACGAAATCGGGGTCGGCCAGCGACGGGGAGCCCGCCAGCCCGTAGCGCAGCGAGAGCTGCAGCACCTGGTTGGTGAAACGTGCGAGCTCGGCTCGCTCGGCGTCCTGCGCCGCTTGCTCCTGGGCGGCCGGGCCGAGGCCGTCTTGCGCCGCGCGTTCGCGCGCGGCCGCAGCGGCGCGTCGCGCAGCGCGCAGCGCCTCTTCGCTGCGCCGGCCGAGCTCGTCGGAGATACGGATCGCCGCGGTGTTGAGGAATGTGGCGGGGCCGTAGACGATCCGGGCTGGTCGTAGGCGTGCGATCTCGCTACACACCCGCGGCAGCTCGCGCAACGCGCGCTCGGGCACGCGCCCGCCGAGACACCCCTCGAGCCGCAGCACGCGCGCAAGGTCCGATGTCAGCAGCGTGCGCTGCAAGCTCCCGCGAACGGATACGACGATCGCGTCGTCGCCGAAGGTGCGCGCGGCCAGCCGTGTCTCCTGCCACATCGGCGAGCCGCGAGCGACGAGCTCCGAGATGTCGGCGCTCGGCTCGAGCCGCCACGCGGCGACCGCCGCCGCAGCGACGGCCACCACCGCAACAGCGAACGGGGCGGCACGCCAGCGCGCGAGCGCCGTCAGCAACGAGATCACCAGCGTGCGCGCTCGAGCCATCCCCGACGCAAGCCTAGGTCACACGCACCGGCGCTCGCGCCGCTCGCCACCAGCTGCGAGCGTCGCCGCTACGGGAGACGTTCGAGCCGCGGGTAGCGACCGCTCTGCCCGACGAGTTGCCCGAGCGGCGTTTGCTCGCGACAAGGTGGTGCGGGCACGGTGTCGCCCGGGTCGGCCTGCCCGGCGTAGGCAATCTCACGCAAGCGGTCGAGAAGCGGTTGCGGGACGGTGGGCGAGAGCGTCGGCATCGGGTTGGAGGGTCGGCAGAGATAGGAACCGAACACCCTGAAGCTGCCGTTCGCCAGTTCGAGCAGCGAGCCGGGCAGCGGATAGGGGTTGCTGCGGCTGGTGGGCAGCCGGAACGGAAAGGCCCCGAGGTTCTCGGGGTTGAGCGGGTTGGTGACACGCAGGTAGTGCGCGGGCCGACCGAGGATCTGGGAGAGCTCTTTGGCCTGTGTGGCAGCGACGTCGTTGGCGAAGAAGGCTGCGATCTCGCGTCGGTAGAGCGCGAGGTAGTCGATGATCGGGATGAAGCTGCGCATGAACGGGTCGATCCCGGCCAGCAACGGGCGCGTGTTGTCGAGCACACGCTGCACGGCCGGCAAGCCGCTGCGCGACACGCGGATCAGCGGATCGAGCGACACTAGCAGCCGCTTCAGGTCGGGTGAGAGTGCTGCCAACTGTTCGAAGGTGGGCGACATCGCACGCGCCGCTGGCCGCAGCTGGTTCACCAGCGGATCGGTGTCGCGGGCGAAGCGGCTGAGACGCTCGACGGTGACGCGCGACTCGTCGAGGAACGTCGGGAAGGCACGGATCGCCTCCTCGAGCTGGCGGTCGCGCCGCGCGGTGGTCTCGAAGACCTTGTTCGAGTTCGCGATCAGGCCGCGCAGCTGCCCCGAGCGCTCGCTGAGCGCATCGAAGACCTCGCCCGTGTCGCGCACGAGCTGTCGCGTCGCAGCCTCCTCGCGGCGCAGGATCGCCAGCACCTCGTCGGTCTTGTCGGCGAACGGCGCGAGGCTGGCAAGCGCAGCGTTAATGTCGGGACCGCGGTTCTCGACCGCGCGGCCCTGCTGGTCGAGCCAGGTTTGGAAGGCGCGCCTCGTCTCGGGATCGAGCGTGCGCAGAATCTCGTCGAGCTCGACGGTCTGCCCCACATTGCCGCGCGGCAGACGGCCGCCGTCAGGAACGAACCCCGCCGAGCGGTGCCCCGGTGTCAGCTCGACGTAGGTCTCGCCCAGAAGCGTCTTCTGGCGGAGGATGGCCCGCGCGTCGCGCGGGATCGGTGCGAAGCGCGGCTCGATCTCGAGGGTCGTGTCGGTCAGGCCCGTGCGGGGATCGGGCTCCTTACTTTTCACTCGCCCGACGCGCACGCCCGAGATACGCACCTCGGCTTCCTCGGCGAGCTGGGTGGCTTCGGGGAAGGCGACGTGCACCCGGTAGCCCTTAGGCCGCAGCGGCAGCCCACCACCGAACGACACCCACAGGAAGAGCAGCATCGCGAATACCGACAGGGCGAAGCCGACCATCACGAGGATCCGCCCGATGCTCGGTGCTTGCTTGATCACCCGCCGCTCCTCCTCACTGCGCTGCGCAAGCTTCCTGGGTCGTGGGCGCGTCGAGCAGTTCGGACAACGTTCCGAGCAGCACGTTGACGCGGATGATTGAGTCGAGCACGGTCCGCGCCTGACAGTTGAGCAGGATCATGCCGCGACGCAACGGCCCGTGCGCGTCCTGCAGGCCGAACAGGGTCGCCCCGTTGTGGTTCAGCCACGCGGTCCAGAACAGGTAGCCCTCTTCGCTGCCGGGCGGGTTGTAGGCGACGCCGTTGAGGAGCTTGTTGAGGAAGGTGAAGGCACTCGCGAGTCGCGGTGCGGACGGACCGAGCGTTGCGGCCGCGCTGCGCAGCGCGCGCACGGTGGGACGCACGTCGCGGGCAAAGGGCCGCAGCTGCGTGCGCACCACCGGCGTCGTCTCGCGGAACAGGTCGCGCTGGGCGCGCAAGGCGGGGGCGAGCGCGCGCGCACCCGGCCGCAGTTTGTCGAGTGCCGGGCCGAGGTTGTCGGCGAGCGTTCTCGCCTTAGCGAGCGTACGGTCGGTTTGCGCAAGAGCGGCAGGGAACAGCCGCAGCGCGGCGCGCAGGTTCTGCTCTTCCGAAGCGAACGCAGCGAAGTTGGCGTTCGAGCTTTCCACGAACTCGGCGAGCTGGCGATCGCGCTCGGCGAGCGCGCTCGAGATCAGCTGGAAGTTGTGGATGACACGCGCGAGGTTGCGCCGGCGTTCCGCCAACAGCTCGACGATGCGGCGCGTGTCGCGGCTCGTGGGGGCGAAACGTTTGAACGCCGAGCGCAGTTGAGCAGCGGAGTTCTCGACGCCGCGGCGCGCGAACGCTTCGCCGCCGGCGTTGACGAGGATGCGCAGATAGTCGCGGGCGTCAGCGTCGAGCTGGTCGAGGATCTCGTCGAGGTTGACGTCGGGCAGAGTGTTGCGGATCGGCACGCGCCCGCCCTCGGGCAACCGCCCCGCCGACGGCGTGCCCGGATCGAGCGACAGATACATGTCCTTGAGTCCCGTCTTCGGTCGCAACAGAATCGTCGCGTTGCGCCAGATCGGCGCGTACTTGCGACGGATCTTCATCTCTACGATCGCGCGCCCACGCTCGACGCGAACCCCACCGATCTCGCCGACCGGTACGCCGGCGATGTTCACCGTCTGCCCTTGCCCGGGCACGACTGCCTGGCCGGTCGGTAGCTCGGCCTCGACCGTGTAGAAGTCGGTCCCGATCAGCGGCACCCAGCCCGGCAGGTAGAGGCGCTGGTTGGAGAGGATGTAGCCGCCGACGGCGAGCGCGAGGATCACGCACCCGACGAGCGCGAGGAAGTCGCGCAGGTTCTTGCGGATCGCCTGCCTCACGGTCCCGCCCCCGTTCGTGCCGAGTTGAGATCCGGGCGCTGGTTGCGGTAGCAGGGGAAGGTGGTGTTGACGGGCGGGCGCTGGGCGGGGCGCACCGGTCGCGTGCCGAGCGGCTGCAGCGGGAAGTTGCCGAGCATCGCGCCACCCGGGAGCGTCTCGGTACGCACGCGCACACTGCCGCCACCGGTCT
This genomic window contains:
- a CDS encoding MMPL family transporter; translation: MARARTLVISLLTALARWRAAPFAVAVVAVAAAAVAAWRLEPSADISELVARGSPMWQETRLAARTFGDDAIVVSVRGSLQRTLLTSDLARVLRLEGCLGGRVPERALRELPRVCSEIARLRPARIVYGPATFLNTAAIRISDELGRRSEEALRAARRAAAAARERAAQDGLGPAAQEQAAQDAERAELARFTNQVLQLSLRYGLAGSPSLADPDFVAAVVFDPTRPAGTPKARFSYLFPARDLALIQMRLRPDLSTRDRSRAVALVRRAVRERLFQPRYGARYAVTGVPAIVDDLAGSLTAALARLLAVAVVVMAFVLVLLQRGRRRLVPLATALAATAVTFALLALVGGELTLAALAVLPVLVGLAVDYAVQVRARLVEEAQVERLDEAAALVTQRIAPALVTAAAATVAGFFVLLLSPLPVVRTFGALLIVGTVAALAVACAALPRALVPRSEPERDRAGGDTPPTRRSSARTRRSGLVARARDVPWRLFDTALARPQRVLRLATAVAGVGLVLGLFVPVSTDLARLLPRNLASVEAALAVQRASGLAGQLDVLVHAPDVTDPRLLRWMARVRSDVLRSGGWREGRRCGTERGNSPLCPGPSYSELVGATGARTREQVRALLAQVPAYLLQGVVDRRRGLAVMSFGVAAVPLAEQHDLVEMVRSKLDPPAGIRAEVTGTLALSADAAGRLASPVGRLWSLLAALAAAALVLAVTTRRSVGTRFDHLLPLLPVALAAGWSGAVAFVFHVLPAPLGVELNPLSAMLAVLTVAITTEFAVLLWRRYREERAGGSTVERALTVAYASTGRAVWVSAATTLAGFLVLATSDIAMLRSFGILTALDLALAFVGVVLVLPAAIVAAEARAERQRTVTAGAPAAQPAGQVRGSA
- a CDS encoding MlaD family protein, which produces MIKQAPSIGRILVMVGFALSVFAMLLFLWVSFGGGLPLRPKGYRVHVAFPEATQLAEEAEVRISGVRVGRVKSKEPDPRTGLTDTTLEIEPRFAPIPRDARAILRQKTLLGETYVELTPGHRSAGFVPDGGRLPRGNVGQTVELDEILRTLDPETRRAFQTWLDQQGRAVENRGPDINAALASLAPFADKTDEVLAILRREEAATRQLVRDTGEVFDALSERSGQLRGLIANSNKVFETTARRDRQLEEAIRAFPTFLDESRVTVERLSRFARDTDPLVNQLRPAARAMSPTFEQLAALSPDLKRLLVSLDPLIRVSRSGLPAVQRVLDNTRPLLAGIDPFMRSFIPIIDYLALYRREIAAFFANDVAATQAKELSQILGRPAHYLRVTNPLNPENLGAFPFRLPTSRSNPYPLPGSLLELANGSFRVFGSYLCRPSNPMPTLSPTVPQPLLDRLREIAYAGQADPGDTVPAPPCREQTPLGQLVGQSGRYPRLERLP
- a CDS encoding MlaD family protein, with the translated sequence MRQAIRKNLRDFLALVGCVILALAVGGYILSNQRLYLPGWVPLIGTDFYTVEAELPTGQAVVPGQGQTVNIAGVPVGEIGGVRVERGRAIVEMKIRRKYAPIWRNATILLRPKTGLKDMYLSLDPGTPSAGRLPEGGRVPIRNTLPDVNLDEILDQLDADARDYLRILVNAGGEAFARRGVENSAAQLRSAFKRFAPTSRDTRRIVELLAERRRNLARVIHNFQLISSALAERDRQLAEFVESSNANFAAFASEEQNLRAALRLFPAALAQTDRTLAKARTLADNLGPALDKLRPGARALAPALRAQRDLFRETTPVVRTQLRPFARDVRPTVRALRSAAATLGPSAPRLASAFTFLNKLLNGVAYNPPGSEEGYLFWTAWLNHNGATLFGLQDAHGPLRRGMILLNCQARTVLDSIIRVNVLLGTLSELLDAPTTQEACAAQ